The Cynocephalus volans isolate mCynVol1 chromosome 17, mCynVol1.pri, whole genome shotgun sequence genomic interval CGGAGCACGGCGGCGCCCGGCGGCAGGGGTTGTGGGTGGCTGGTCTCCAGACAAATACATGGCACGGGCGGGAGTGCGGTGCTCCGGTGAACCAGCCAGGGACGGGAGAAAAGAGGTCACTCACCTGAAGCCGGGGCCACCGCGCTCCCGTCCCTCAACGCAGGAAAATACAGCCTTTTGTGAAGCCCCCAACCCCCCTTCCAGGGCCTCCTTGTGGTCGGGAGGGAGGGACCTGGTGACCCTTATGGGGGGGGAGGAGACAACTTGGGGTCGTACATTACACCTTCGAAAGGATATTTGAAAAGGCTGCTGCTCAGATACGTTTGCAATGTTAACCTAGAAAAGACACGTTagagaaaaatgtctccagatatggTGAGTTTATTCAGGAACAGAAGACAGGACCATAATCTGGGTCCGACAGAAAGTGATTTCATCAACTTTCACGGAAACCGTAAGAATGTAACTCTCCCAGCCTCTGCCAGGAGGGGATGTTTTATGGAGAGGGTGGGCCTGGCTGTGCTGGTGACCCCCGTTTGGGTATCTCACAACAGCGCCACCTGCTATGTAGGGAATGGGGGTCCGACCTCCCCCGCCCATCTCAGCCACGGCGGCTCCATCTTCCCAGGTGCCGGGGCCAGAACCTGAAGCCCCCTGACTCCTTCCTCATTCCCCACAACCCTGCAGCAAAGCCTTCAAAGTATCCGGAACCCAGCTCGACCCACGCCCGCCTCCCCACCACTCCGGTCCTGTTCCGGATATAAAAAGACGATAAGTAAGAACCAAATGCCATGCAGAATAGAAGTAGGTATAAAAAGACATTGGGGACCAACTGAGAAAACGTGGATGTGCTGTGGACACTAGAGATGTGCAGAGTGTGTCTCTCGGGGAAACCGACAGGGATCAAGTGTCATGAGGTTTGCAAGTGACGTTCAAACGGTTTTGTGTATGAGAAAGAGGAAGCGAATCCCAAGAGAGGGCTGCAAGGGCGCTCTGGAGACTCTGCCTTCACAGCTTCCAGGGGTTCTGACATCCTCCCAAAGCTTGGGATGAAAAGGTGATATAGACTGAAGATGGACCAGGGCTTAGCAATGTGGAGCCATTGGTGACCTTAATATGTGTAGCTTTGCTGGGGACATGGAGACAAAGCCTTTCTGCCATAGGCTCCAGACAGAACTGGAAACAGAGAGAGGCCATTTCTCCATGGAGTCCTGCTGCCAAGGGCACGAgctggagaggaaaaaggagcCAGGAGAGCATCTTTGCTTTACAAAGAGAGAAACAACTTCATTTTCTAATGGGAGTGATGGTATTGGCCAAGCAGAAAATAAAGTTGATGATACAGAAGAATTTATAACTCAAGGTTTTAAATACTAAGGACAGTCAGAACCGCACCACTGTTTGCCCCATTCCTTCAGCCTTTCCCCCATGCATGCTTCTGCTTGGTTGTAATCTCAATGTCCTCCTCAGTGGGTAAGTACAAGCTGTTTCCACAGTCACAATAGTGCAGGCGcttgtgaataacgctgcagcAAACATGGGCGTGCAGACATCCCTTCAGCACACTGtaccaatttcatttccttttggtaaATACGCAGTAGTGGGACTGATGGATCAcgtgtgtcttagtctgttttctgcagctataacagaatatcacagactgggtaatttataaaaagaaaaattttttcttacagtctcacagcctgggaagtccaagtcgaGGAGCCACATCCAATGAGGGGCCTCTTACTGCATCACAACATGGTGGGGGCAGGAACACACCACCTCAGGTCCCTCTCTACCCACCCAGGTCCTCCCCCGCCCTGCCCGCCTGcctctggctggtacagggatctgaacccttgacctagtgttatgacaccacactctaaccaacttcaCTCTTATTAAGCCACCAGTCCCATTGAGGGGGCTGCAGCATGCTGACCATCTGCAATCCTagttatctcccaaaggccccacctccaaataccatcagcACATGAAATTTAGAGGACACATTCAAATATTGgagtatggtagttctatttttagtcttttgagaaatctccatactattttccaaaatggctgtactaatttacaataccACTGACAGTGGATAAgcgttctcttttctccacatcatcaacatgtatctttcatcttcttgataacaggtatgaggtgatatctcattgtttttaatttgcatttctctgataatggGAGATGTTGATATAtatccgttggccatttgtatatcttatttgagaaatgtccattcaagtcCGTtcccctttttttattttattttttggcagctggccggcatggggatctgaacccttaaccttggtgttccaaggcggtgctctaaccaactgagctaaccagccagcccaccttatttattttggatattaccTCCTTTtctgatgtatgatttgcaaatattttctcccaatctgtgggttGTCActtagccaagatatggaaacaacatgTGTCCATCAATGgttgaatggattaagaatgtagtgtatatacacaatggaataccatttagTGTCAAAAAAGccaggaaattctgtcatttgtgatgACATGGATGAACCAAGAGGACattgttaagtgaagtaagccaggcacagagagacaaatccCATATGATCTAATTTATGTGTGGACTCTACAACAAGCTCGGACAAGTGGAGAGTAGAGCAACGGTtagcagaggggaggagaggggacagTGGCCGACGCATAGAGTTTCAGCTGGGCAGGAGGAATCGGTTCTGTTGTTCTACCGCACAGCAAGGTGACTAGTTAATAATATCGCATCGTAATAATGTATCGTATATTTCAatatagctaaaagagaggattgcAAATGtccttaccacaaagaaatgataatcagAGGTGATGGATAAtgttaattattctgattttatcattccacaatgtatgtgtataaaaatatcaatttgtACTCCACATATACAATGATTATTTGTCAattgaaataaaacttaaaaaatagtgaaagaaGAGATCACCACATCTTATGACGGGGGAAACTCTCCCTCAGAGGAGAAGTCACTTCCCCAAGCCACCCCAGATGCCAGGGccagagccagggctgggtcCCAGGCTCCCGCCCACCTAGTGCCTTCTGCTTGACTGTGGGGGTCTCTGGGCCCCATGGTGACCAATGCTGGATCCTGGGCTGTCACTTCACCCACACATTGGGGATATTGGTCTCCCTCTTGGAAGGAGGTAAAGCACATTGATGGCAGTTAGGTGGCAGGGTTGAAGTCCCAGCACTACTGACGTGacactccccctgccccccatcccTAGTGTGGTGATGTCTGCATTTCCAAGGTGGGCCTGGCACCAAGAGGCACTGGGTCTAGAGTTTCACTGGAGTTCAAGTCCTGATTTCTGCCATTCCACCTGCTGGCTCTGTGGCCACGGCACAGCACCTCACCCTTGAGCCCATGTCATCTCTGGAACACAGGAACAGGCAGCCCAACTTGGGCTGTGGTGAGGACTGGGCGCCACCAGAGGTGCAGGCGCGGGCTCCATAGGGCTCGATGAAGGCAGCGGTTTTTCATTCACTCGCCAAATATTGAGGACCGGCCAGCTGCCCATGGGAGAGTGCTGACCCGGAGCGCAGCTGTCCAGGCAGAGCCGCAGGGAGTCCAGGGTGGCCCTGGCCTGCTCCGGGATAAGGAAGAAAGCAGAGCCGATGCAAAAGGGCGGTGGCGTTTTATTCAACAGTCTCGTTATACAGTCAGAATGTAGGCGGCAGCGGAATTTAGGAAACAGCCCCTGCCTGGCTTCCGTGTGAGCAGCCCTGCCAGGGCACTCGGCCTGCGGGGGGACAACTGTGGCTTGGGCAGGGCTCTGCATGGGAGCCGTGGCCTAAGGACGGGCACTGGGCTTGGATGACGCTGTCCACGCTGAGCCTCCTCCCAATTTTAAACATGCTCAGGTGGGATCTTCCTATCAGGTGTCCTCCCTGCCCTGCTGCTGAGGTCCTCAATGGGACAAACCTGTCCTGGAAACTTCCTCCACCTGGCCGGCCTGGAAGGCAGGAATGGGGGTGATGACTCGAGGGACGGGCCACTCGGAAATGATCCGTCCTGGGAGGGCTGACCCGGGCTGAAGAGATTCCCAAGGAAACCGCCACAGCTCCAGGGTCCCCAAGTGGGAAATTAGGCTAAAAGAAGTGATGCTGTGGTGGCATCCAGAGGGGAGCCCTGGGTTTCATTCCTGAGAAACTAGGGCCCAGGGAGGGCACCCCCTGGAGGCTCAGGCATGCTCCATGGGGCCAGGGCCGCCGGCGTGGGAGTGGGCAGGGGCTGCAGCCTGCAGGGGGCCAGCACTGGGCTCCGGGGACGCCAGCAGAGGGGCCGAGAGGCCATCCGCGGAGTCTGTGTCGAGGTCCAGCCTCCAGTAAGCTTCGCACAGAGGCAGGTCATTAGCTTCGCAAAGACTCGAGCTTTTCCACCACCAGAAACCCCAGGGAGAGACAGGAGCAGGCAGAGAGGAAAGCCAGGAGCGGGGAGCAAGACAGAAGCAGGGGTAAGAAAACACAGAGCACACCGCAGCCCCACCTTGCTCTTCCTCTGCTCCGTGCTTGCCCCTCCATCAAGCAGGCTGAGGGAGGGGCCCATGGGGGCCGCCCTTGCACCCTTAAAGGAGAAAGCCATCCTGGACCAGCCACCAACAGGCTGTGTGGCCTCGGCAGGCCCTTCCCACCTACTGTCCAGGTGTCTTTCCTGCCCGACTTCCACGTGGGTCTGCCCTAGCCTCCACTGGGCTAGCCCCCAGCCTGGCTCCAGTTGCCCTCTTGCAGAAGCTGCCAGCCAGGCCTCTAACCCTCACCAGCTGCGGGAACCAGCATCCAGAACTCGCTAGTCTGACACTCACTACGCTTCCTGAGGAGCTCCCCAAGGGCAGAGTCCCCCCCTTATTTCTgggtctctctgtgcctgggatTTGCCAGAACAGGGTGACAGGAACATAGGCCCTGGCGTCCCCCTGCACACCTACACCAGCCGTGCGACTTAAAGCAGGTCCCTTGGCTCCTGGAATTCAATTTCCCCATCTCTACCACAGGGAAACCTGGAGGCAAGGGTGCAGGTGAAGCTTGGTGCCCGGCATTCATGACagtgtggtggtggtgactcCGGGGCATAGACCCGTCCCCACAGCCATCTACCGTGCAAATAGTGGCCCTGGCCATCTGCTGAGGCCCACCCTGCCTCTGGCCCCCTCCCTCGCTCCTGCTCTCAGTGTTCAGGCCCAGAACCATGCTGGGCACAGAGAGGAATCCCAAGGAGAAGAGGGGGAGGCAGAGCCAGAAAGAGCAGATGCTGAGTGGACAGCAGGCGGGCGGGCCCTGGGGCAGCGGGTGGCTCGTGTGCAGGGAGGGCTGAGTGGCTGGTGGCTCAGGCTCGGGGCCACCTGCATGTAGGAATGAGTGGGGAGGGGCTGCAAAAGCTGCAGGCCCGCCTCACCTGTGCCCTGGCCACTAGCAGGTGTTTACAGGTCAGGGAGCTGCATTGCAGGGTGGGCTGGCCTCCCTCCTGAGGCACCTGGGGATGGCTGTGGGAGGGACACCAGGCCGGCCCGGAAGCTCCTCTGGATGAAGCACACTGACCAGGGGAGGACAAAGCAAGCCTGGtgctcagcttccctggttcCTACCACAGCTGTGCTGTGGGACTTCAGGCAGGACCGTCCTCTCTCTGGCCCTCGACCTTTCAAGGCAGAGCTGAATTTCTGTCCCAAGACTGCTCAGTCCAGTGGCCCCTGGGGGCAGCAGCTGCCTCAAGGGAACAAATATGGGGACGTGGAGCCACATCCCTGGAAGGGTCTGAAACACCCCAGGACCCCTCGCTGCCTCCCTGATGTACAGGAGACACTGCACATGCCCGCTGAGCTGGTGAGTATCAGGGACCAAAGATGGCCCAGAACCCTCTGGAAACTCTAGAACCATTCCAGCTTAGTAACACTGAGTCCAGGGCAGGGAAACCAAGCCCCAGACCAGACCAATGTGGCTCCTTGGTGTGGCCTCCTTGGGACAGACAGGAGCACTTCAAATCTACCACCAGGAGGAAAGGAGGTTTGTCTGGGAGCGGGCACGGGGTAggcatgtgtttttgttttcgcTTTGTGTTTGCTGGACTCAATCTTGATTTCACAAGCTAATGGGGGGTGAGGAGACCAGGATGCAAGGCCTCTgtctccagcctcagtttctccttatGTAAATTACACTGGACTCCGACTTCTCAGGGCCCCTCCAGCTCAAACAGTCTCAGGTTTCAGGACTCTTAAGTGGCCCCAGGTCCCGAGTACCCCGGGCCGGCTTTCCCGGCCACTCTCTGCTTGcgccttttcctcctccctcccaggcCTGCCCTCGCCTACACGCTGTGGGGTTTTGGTGACATCCGCACGGAACTGCACCTCTGGGCTAGTACTGGTGTCCTGGACGTGGGCGGGGGCCTGGGTGGCTGAGAGGAGCCAGCccagctgggctgggggctgAGAAGTCTAAAAATGGACTCAGCGGCTAATAGGAGCAGCACAGGCCCAGAAAGCGCTGCGCCGTGAGGTCGGCCCTCAGGAGGAGGCGGACTGCCTTGGCCCCcttctccagcctcagcctccccGACTGGCGGAAGTCCTGTGATTTTCATCAGGCTGCACTGTGGGCAAGGCCCGGGGCCCGGGCCCATGGCTGTGAACTGTCTGTAGATCAAGTGCTCTGGCCAGGAGCTCTGCTCTGAAACCTGGGCACCGGCTCTGCTGCCACAACCACAGagggtttggaaaaacagaaggCCCTTCGGGGTCGGGCTGGGCCACATCTGCTGGCCAGGCCCAGGTAGGCAGGCTCCCGCTCTGCAGGGGAGTCCGGCCCTATTTGTACCTGGACGAGTAATACTCCTCCTCGAGCTCATAGAGGTCAATGGAGATCTCGTCCCGCAGGGTGACAAGCTTCCGGTCACACTCCTCCTGCAGCGCTCGCAGCTGCTGGTTGCGTTGGTCAATGGCCTCATTCACTGACGGGAAGTCATTGAGGATCAGAAACTGCTTGAGGTCGGACACGAGCTTCATCAGGGACTCACCAGCTCGAACCTGCGGCCGTCAGAACCAGGACAGCAGGGGGTGAGGGGGGACAGCGTCCCTGCCTTTGTGTGGCTGATGCTGGGCAAGCAGTGGCGCCTCTgggagcctcagcttccttatctgcaaaaggGGACTACAGCATTGGCCTTCACAGGGCCattttgaggattaagtgagaaaagcagAATGTGGGTTAGGGGCGGGCAGGATCCCAGCCTGCTTCCtgagccctcccctccccttggcCTCTGGTTTCCACCCCGTAGGGCTGATCCCAATTACACAGGTCGCAGGCATCCTAATCATTTGCAGCTCAAACCCAACAGGTAAAGCCCCATCCCATTCAGCCTCCTGCCCCGCTCTTCCCCTCGGGCAGCACAGCTACTTGTTGGGCAAGATTcgttttcctgtttgtttgtttagggttttctttctctttttgtgggGAGGGACGGCTGGCCAGCAgaagggggatctgaacccgtgaccttggtgctgtaaggctgcgctctaaccaactaagctaactggccgaCCCTCCTGTGGGACGTCTTTCTGTGTTATCTGTGGGTATATACCGGCGGAAATACCCGCTTGCTGTGTCTGCCCTGGGACACTGCACATACGGTTTCATCTGACAATTCGCCTTTTCACTCACAACAAACCTTAGGGGACTTTCGTGTAGGCAGGAAGGGCTGCCCTCTCCTGACCACTGCACAGCTACAGGATAAAAGCGGCTGGCCATCTGCCCAGCCCTCCTGCAAGTGCACCTCTTGGGGACAGTCTCCTGAGAAGCGATCTGCCCTCCATCCCATTCTCGAAAGTTGCTGAGGGCTGAAACCAAAGCATCTCTGGGTTTTTCTCCTGCTGTTTGTCCGGGGGGAAGGGAAGCACACGGCAACAGAGCGACCCACACTCCACCCAGGAAGCCCTCGGGGACTGGATGCTCCTGGAGCATCGGCCATGCCCTCTACCCTGGCTACTCACAATGTTGGCGGCTCGCACGTGCATCTCATAATTGTCCTGTTCTCCCTGAGTAGCCCGCGACACCTGCGTCTCATCCTCAATCTGGGGGACAAACAAGAAAGCCTACAATCGGCCTGGCTGATGAGTCAGGGAGTCCCTGCCCCTGGCCCAGCCCGGCCAGCTTGCTGCATCCTGTCCACCTGGCCTTCTGCCAACCCCATGCTCTGTTAACAGGCCTCTGGCAGAGTGTACCCCTGCCCTCCCCTTGTTCTGTTCTCCGGGAGACAACAGGTGGCTTCCTCAGGACACTGATGCCTATCTATGCTGATGGTGGCGCCAAGTGCAGGGACAGGGTCTTATCTTGGTCCAGTCTTTTTTGGGGTGTGGAGCCCTGTTTGTAGGGACTGGTGTCACTTGCTTGGGCACTTGGTAAACTGCCAAATGGAGGAGTAAAGGGACGATGTATTTTTTTAAGCCATCATTTCCTGATCACTTCCTGCGTGCGAGGTACCACGTTAAGCACTTGACCATCATCTCACAAGATTCTCACAGAAGCCTGGACCTCCATGGGGCTTTACAGGTGGGCAAACTTGAGGCCGGGACAGACCAGACAGTGCACTGGGGAGTCTCGGATGGTAAGTGGAGGAGCCTATCAACCTGGACAGAGATGTGAAGGTATGGGCTGGGGTGGGTGCCAGGATACTTTCAATGATTAAGAGTCAGatttcctgggttcaaatcctggctctgccagttagctgagtgaccttggggaagttactGAGTCCTGTGGGCCTCGGCTTCCTTCTCTGATACCTACCTCAGAGAGTTCTTGCAAAGATGGAGAGGGCAAGACACCAACAGCTCTCACAACACGCCTGACACACAGTGAGCGCTAGATAAACGCTGGCTTCCATCAAGTCTGCAGCGGTCGGCGGGCTTGCCTGACCTTGACCCAGATGCTGACCCCTCTAGCTACCTGGAGGGGCCTTCCCCAGCTTCCCCCTGTTCCTCACTCACCACAGCTGTGAGGTTTGGGCCACTCACTCGGTGCCAGGCCCCAAGCTAAGCACTTTACGCAGATGAACTCGTCAGTCATCATAAGGATCCTACGAtgcaggggaaactgaggcaccgagATGTGAAGTCTCCACCCAAACCCACGCTAGTCAGTGCTGGACTTGGAGCCATGGCAATTTGGCCAGAGTCCCCTACTCTGCTTTACCAGGATTTGCAATTATTTGTTGTATTAACTTCTCTGTATTAACTTCTCTTTTGAACTGCTTGTTATTGTCAATATCCCCGCCACCCCAGCCCCCAAATGCTTTTTCCATGGGAACGAGGGCCTTGTCTGTCCTGTTGCCTGCTGTCTCCAAACAGACCCCCCACCCCGTGGTTGACACTTTTAACCGCAGCCGCTCAGTCACCGTCCTCTCTGGACCTGCTCCTTTCCCGTGCTCAGGAGGCGGGGGCAGCGGGCAGCGGGCAGGCCCCACGCCCTACCCACCTTGGCGGTCTTGATGATCTCGGTGAAGTTGTCCATGATGGACTTGACGTCGTCCTTGAGCCGCTTGTTGTAGGACTGCAGCAGCGTCTCCTTGCTTTGCGGCAGAGCTCTCTGCTGGGCCATGCCTGGGACCCGGACAGGAGGACAGACCCCTGCGTGTGGGCGGAGCCGACGCGGCCGCGCTCCCTGCCCCGCCTCAGCACGACACGCCGACTTCTGGAGACCCCTTTCCACCCAACGAGCTCGCTCAGCAGCGGGGCCTGCAGGGCTCCCGGGCCTCGCCCCGGCCCCTCGTTCCCCCGGGCAGCCCCCCAGCCGATCCCGCGCTGCCCGCACGGCCCCCGCGAGCTGCCGCCCCGCGCCCTGAGCCCCTGTCCAGCCCCGCGGCCGAGCGAGGTCCTGGGCGCCGGCGACGTCCGTGCCGATCGGGGCAAAGTCACGCGTGAGAGGCCGGCCCAGCCCCACCGCCCCCGAGTGCGCGCCCGGCCGGGCCCGCGCTTACCGGCACCCCTCTCCCGGGCCGAGGCGCCCGGCCGCGCTGCCGCCCGCGGACTGAACCCGCCGCCGCCGCGCTGCACCGCCCCCGCGTTTGAGTTCCCGGCGTCCTGTCGCTTTAAGTCCGAGATCTCGCGCCGGCGCCAACTCTCGCGATCTCCGCGGCCGCCTACATATTACCCACAatcccccttcctttctctcgCCTCCAGCGATCCAAGATGGTGAGTTCTTCAGTCTCCCGCGGTGCTGGAGCCGGGGCCGAGCTCCATCCGCCGCCATCCGCCCCCGGGCGCGGCTGCACCGGCCCACCCGGCTCCGCCCGGCGCTAGCAGAGTCCTGCCGGCCCGGCCCGGCGGCACTGGGCCGGAGAAGGACGCGCGGTGGGCGGGAGCGGAGCGCACCGGACCGAGATGGGGGTCGAGGGAGGCGCGGGCGCCGGAGCGGGGGTGCGGGCGCGGGCAGGGGCGGCCGGGGCCCCCTCGTTTGCGAGGCCGGCCCGAGGCCCGCCCGGCCGCGAAGGAGCGTGCGGAGGAGGGCGGCCAACCGGGTGTCTGTCCCCGTCCAGCCGAAGGGGAAGAAGGCCAAGGGGAAGAAGGTGGCCCCGGCGCCTGCCGTCGTGAAGAAGCAGGAGGCCAAGAAGGTGGTGAACCCGCTGTTCGAGAAGAGGCCGAAGAACTTCGGCATCGGTTAGTGGGAGGCGGGGTGTCGCCGGCTTTGTCGTCCGTCCTCTAGCAGCACGGTGGCTCACGGGGCGGGCGGTGGCGGGTGCAGCCCGGCCGTCAGGGGACACCGGCTCTCGTTAACTGGAAGAGACGGCGCCGGTCTGCCCCGCGGCTGTCGGCGTTCGTGTGCAGATGATGTAAAAGAATATTTGCTATCTGAAAGACGGTGATGACGTTTTAAACCACCAAGATCGCTGATGCACCGGTACCCTTCTGAACGACCCCACGCATGAGCTCGACACGGAGTTTGAGCCTTATTCCTACTTATTGTCACCCTTCATTTTTCAGGACAGGATATCCAGCCCAAAAGGGATCTCACGCGCTTTGTCAAATGGCCCCGCTACATCCGCCTGCAGCGACAAAGGGCCATTCTCTATAAGCGGCTGAAAGTGCCTCCTGCGATTAACCAGTTCACACAGGCCTTGGACCGCCAAACAGGTGAGGGTCCATGGTatggagccaggatttggaaAGGCAGGATATAGCTCACATCTTTGACAGTAGTACATGCAACTGAGGCTTTGGGTGGAGGTAGGGGGAGTTTTCGGGTAGATTGGTTTATAAAATCTAGGATTTCTTTAATTCTGGGAACATGAAGTTTGCCTAACTGAAGATACTGTATACACGACTTCAGATTTCTTGAACTGCACTTACTATTATATCTTGATTACTCTTCTTATTCTAATACACAATGATATTATTGTTACATTATTAACATATTGTTATTATACCAGGACAGCGGCCTGGCATTTACATTAAATGACAAAGATTAGAACTTAGAATACGAGTCTAAACTCAAGAGTGTTTTTCTAGCTACTCAACTGCTTAAGCTGGCCCACAAgtacagaccagagacaaagcaaGAGAAGAAGCAAAGACTGTTGGCTCGGGCTGAGAAGAAAGCTGCAGGCAAAGGGGATGTCCCCACAAAGAGGCCACCTGTCCTTCGAGCAGGTAAGTGGGTCTCTCCTTAGGGTGGATGGTGGGGCCGGCTGTTGCAATGATGCATGAATTTCTTCACCTGAAGTCACTGTGGAGAATAAAATCCGAGCTTTTTAACACTGAGTCACAGCTGGGTCCAACTGGTCACAACTTTTTGTGACCAGAGCAGCCCCCTGTGAGTGCTCTACAAAGTGTTGTGTGTTTTAGGAGTTAATACTGTCACCACCCTGGTGGAGAACAAGAAGGCTCAGCTGGTAGTGATTGCACATGACGTGGATCCCATTGAGGTGCGTTTGACCCATTTTAAACATTGATTGCTAAAGCTAGGGTTTTTGTGTCACTACCAAGAAATAGGCAAAATACTGAGTCTGCCATGTTAAAAGGCCAGTGTCAGATGGCCAGTATGGTCACCTTTACTTTTGGGGGCAGTACTGACAAGGAATCCAAGTGCACAGCTCTTGCAGTGATGTGAATCTCTCACTGAATTAAAACCTTGAAGTGCAACTATATGAGCTTTTTAACCCTGAGCAATTGCTGCCAAACTGGCTTTCACTTTATTGCTTCTGGTCAGAATATTCTCTCCTAAGCTAATTGATTTCTTCTAGCTGGTTGTTTTCCTGCCTGCCCTGTGTCGTAAGATGGGGGTCCCCTATTGCATTATCAAGGGGAAGGCCAGGCTGGGACGACTAGTCCACAGGAAAACCTGCACCACCGTAGCCTTCACACAGGTTAACTCGTAAGTACGCAACCTAGTCCCAAACATTCCCCAGTTCATTAATCTATATCTCAGGGTTTTTTGCCTTGAAAACCAACATTCTGCCTTAAGAATACATTTATCTGAACCTTTGCCGATGATGGTTAAGAATTTCTTCACCTGAATGAGCCGTGTGGTCATATCGTATCTGAGGCAAAAGGCTTGTGTTTGgagctttaaagaagaaaaaaaaaaaaaaaaaagaatcattcatgggtcggcccatggctcacttgggagagtgtggtgctgacaacaccaagccaagggttacgatccccttgccagtcatctttcaaaagaaaaaaagaatcattcatgttttttttttttgtctttttgtgaccggccacaccgcgctcagccagtgagcgcaccagccatccttatataggatccgaacccgcggcgggagcactgccgcgctcctagcgccgcactctcccgagtgcgccgcgagGTCGGCCCTCATTCATGCTTTTTAGGAGGATAATTTGAGAGGCCCAAAGTCTACATCCCCCACCCTTTCTTGTTAGGGAAGACAAAGGAGCTCTGGCTAAGCTGGTGGAAGCCATCAGGACCAACTACAACGACCGATATGATGAGGTAAGGAACAGCtttacacaaaatattttc includes:
- the MED22 gene encoding mediator of RNA polymerase II transcription subunit 22 isoform X1; the protein is MAQQRALPQSKETLLQSYNKRLKDDVKSIMDNFTEIIKTAKIEDETQVSRATQGEQDNYEMHVRAANIVRAGESLMKLVSDLKQFLILNDFPSVNEAIDQRNQQLRALQEECDRKLVTLRDEISIDLYELEEEYYSSSSSLCEANDLPLCEAYWRLDLDTDSADGLSAPLLASPEPSAGPLQAAAPAHSHAGGPGPMEHA
- the MED22 gene encoding mediator of RNA polymerase II transcription subunit 22 isoform X2; protein product: MAQQRALPQSKETLLQSYNKRLKDDVKSIMDNFTEIIKTAKIEDETQVSRATQGEQDNYEMHVRAANIVRAGESLMKLVSDLKQFLILNDFPSVNEAIDQRNQQLRALQEECDRKLVTLRDEISIDLYELEEEYYSSRVQGRPPWAPPSACLMEGQARSRGRARPARWRKFPGQVCPIEDLSSRAGRTPDRKIPPEHV
- the RPL7A gene encoding large ribosomal subunit protein eL8, with product MPKGKKAKGKKVAPAPAVVKKQEAKKVVNPLFEKRPKNFGIGQDIQPKRDLTRFVKWPRYIRLQRQRAILYKRLKVPPAINQFTQALDRQTATQLLKLAHKYRPETKQEKKQRLLARAEKKAAGKGDVPTKRPPVLRAGVNTVTTLVENKKAQLVVIAHDVDPIELVVFLPALCRKMGVPYCIIKGKARLGRLVHRKTCTTVAFTQVNSEDKGALAKLVEAIRTNYNDRYDEIRRHWGGNVLGPKSVARIAKLEKAKAKELATKLG